One region of Chitinophaga varians genomic DNA includes:
- a CDS encoding SGNH/GDSL hydrolase family protein, protein MNYKRFFTILSGGLLLLTSAYCQGREEAEEARLIAASQAGASPLYFNPGDATVPLVSTGGFYNNNECTVRGGLPHFFRKAAAGQPLTIGFIGGSITQGSQCYRPQAARYIQSMFPAAAMKGINAGVSGTGTDLGACRLYDQLMQYRPDLVFVEFAVNGAWPDGMEGIIRQIRKTSPQTDICLIYTVNIGHTKAYAEGRVPEHIQLLEQLAAHYALPSIHLGMEPVALLQAGKLVWKSATDVPGKIVYSRDGLHPVIAGGNLYAAAIARGMRKIQAAESVQPAALPAPLLADNWEDAGMYDPLQIATFSDGFTKTPTDQLPLKQFHGWFPYVMAAERPGAAFTFHFTGTMFGIFDIGGPEMGQLEAEVDGRRMKLVSRSSKGTRFLSGAEETDSSGSFTINRFNSFCNNRYRGQYEMIILPPGKHTVTLRLSADKADKRTILGPAQQEDITLHPEKYDHTVVYIGKILLRGKPGR, encoded by the coding sequence ATGAACTATAAACGTTTTTTTACAATACTTTCCGGCGGCCTGCTGCTGCTGACATCCGCGTATTGCCAGGGCAGGGAAGAGGCCGAGGAGGCACGGCTCATTGCTGCTTCTCAGGCAGGCGCTTCACCCTTGTATTTTAATCCGGGAGATGCCACCGTACCGCTCGTCAGCACCGGTGGCTTTTATAACAATAATGAATGTACCGTGCGTGGCGGCCTGCCGCATTTCTTTCGTAAAGCGGCAGCTGGCCAGCCGCTCACCATCGGCTTCATTGGCGGTAGTATCACGCAGGGCAGCCAGTGTTACCGTCCGCAGGCAGCGCGGTACATACAGTCCATGTTTCCGGCTGCGGCCATGAAAGGCATCAATGCCGGTGTATCCGGAACGGGAACAGACCTCGGGGCCTGCCGCCTGTATGACCAGCTGATGCAATACCGGCCTGACCTGGTGTTTGTAGAGTTTGCGGTGAACGGCGCCTGGCCTGACGGCATGGAGGGCATTATCCGCCAGATCAGAAAAACATCGCCACAGACAGACATCTGTCTGATTTATACGGTCAATATCGGGCATACGAAAGCCTATGCTGAAGGCCGGGTACCGGAACATATACAGCTGCTGGAGCAACTGGCAGCGCATTATGCGTTGCCCTCCATTCACCTCGGTATGGAACCTGTCGCGCTGCTGCAGGCAGGAAAGCTGGTGTGGAAAAGCGCAACAGACGTGCCCGGAAAGATCGTTTACTCCCGTGATGGCCTGCATCCCGTGATAGCAGGTGGCAATTTATATGCCGCCGCTATAGCGAGGGGCATGCGCAAAATACAGGCTGCAGAAAGCGTACAGCCGGCGGCGTTACCCGCGCCGTTGCTGGCAGACAACTGGGAAGATGCAGGCATGTACGATCCCTTGCAGATAGCGACCTTCAGCGATGGCTTTACAAAGACGCCTACGGACCAGCTGCCGCTAAAGCAGTTCCACGGCTGGTTTCCTTATGTGATGGCAGCTGAACGGCCCGGTGCGGCTTTCACGTTTCATTTCACCGGCACCATGTTCGGCATCTTCGATATCGGCGGTCCGGAAATGGGCCAGCTGGAAGCAGAAGTAGACGGCCGGCGAATGAAACTGGTCAGCCGCTCCTCCAAAGGGACGCGTTTTCTGAGCGGAGCGGAGGAGACCGACAGCAGCGGCAGCTTTACCATCAACCGGTTCAATAGTTTTTGTAATAACCGCTACAGGGGCCAGTATGAGATGATCATCCTGCCGCCGGGCAAACATACCGTCACCCTGCGCCTGTCGGCCGATAAGGCAGACAAACGCACCATACTGGGCCCTGCGCAGCAGGAGGATATTACGCTTCATCCGGAGAAATATGACCATACCGTCGTTTATATCGGTAAGATTTTATTGCGGGGAAAACCCGGCAGGTAA